TCATCATGTGAATCATCAAGCATCTGTAAAaaaagggagaaaaaaaaacattaACCAAATGTtgtgagcttcttcagccaaCCGGGTCTTTTCGGTGGCTCAGCTCCATATCGATTGTACTTCATCCCACGGTCTCGCTCATAGTCTCCACTAGAGCTGGTCTTGCCATTTTCGCGCTCTGCTCTTCGGTCTTCACGCTTTCTCGCACGGAGATCCCCAATCTCCTGGTCGTCCAATCCGGGATACTTGCTCCGACGGCGCGACTGACGGCGAAGCTCGCGAcgggcttcttcatctgatGACATTGTGTGGCCAGGAATTTCATCTTCAGGTCCCGGGGGCATATCCAGCACGGTCGGCACGATTGGTGGTGGCTCCGGGGGCTCATCGGCCTGCGAATCTACCCACGACGATGTTTTATCCTTGCGTGCTCCAAATGGCATGGGTGTAGGTCTCGTCGTATCTGGAGGCGCTTTGGATTTCCGGCGGCTCGATTTTTCATCATCTCTGGACCGTTGAGTGAAGCGAGTTCTTTCAGGATCATGGCTATCGAGATAGAAGTCTCTCGCGCCTCTGTCGTCTACCCGCGAACGGTGCGGTCTCTGTCGTTGTTCATAACCAGGGTTTTCGTGCAATTCTGCTTCTCTCTGCCGCCTGCGCTCTCGCCTTTCAGCGGCCAAGCGAGCCTCCGCTTCCCGAGTTTCCTGCTCTTCCCTGCGGATACGCTCTTCACGAGCTGTTCTACGGgcgcgcttctcctcgcgacgatgctcctcttcttctcgaagtTGTTTCTCATGCTTTTCGCGCTCACGGGCCCTTTCCTCTCGTTGGCGGGCCTTTTCCTCTCTCCGACGTGCCCGTCGCTCCTCAGCTTCCCGGAGCTCGGTCTCCCGTAgctcatcagcagcagcctgcgGGGCTTGTCGCGATGCACGTTTAGCTCTCCGTGCTGCCTTCCGAGCCTCCACATCTTCAGCCTCTGCATCAGGGAAAGCACCGACGACAGCAGGCTCAGGAGcaccttcctcgccatctatGTCCGGACGCATAGAGCGTCTTTTCCGATCATCACGGCGACGTCGAGTCTCATCGCGCTCAGTCTCCGTCGCGTATCGTGTGTCGTCATCACGACGAGAACGAGATTTGCGACgctctggggctggtgctggggcCTCAGGCTTTGCATTTCTCCGTAAAGACCCAAGCAAACCCATAAGACCGGTGGACTCTTGCTTTTTAGGCATGGTATTTGACCGCTTTACGCGTCGTTCCCGTTCTCTTGATGGTGGGGCTTCGACAAAGGCGATGTCGTCTGGACCAGAGAATACATCGGGgcccttctcctcatcttctcgaggCTCTTCGGGGTTTGATCTCGACTAGGAATTATGTTAGTGACGTTCAATCGTTTTCAGGCGGGGCGTCCCTTACCCGTCTCGCCGAAGGTCGGCCCGAGTGTCTAGAACCTGAATGTCTTGAACCCTCCTTGGAAGGTTGCTCAACGTCCTCTCGGTCCACCACGACCagatcttcgtcctcaataGCATATGGATCGGGCGCACCTTGAAATGGGTTAGAAATTTAAAGTCAACACATGATCAATAGTAAACTTACGAGATTTCCTCCGTTCCCTGTGTCTGTCTTTTCTAGATGACGATTCCTTAACGCCCATCAATTTCGCTGCTTTGTCCGGAACAGGGCCGTCATCCGGAGGAGTGGGAAATCCAGCCTCGTCAATATCGACTGATTGGTGTCGTGATGACCGCTTAGAGTCATGTGCGGCAGATTTTCTAACCGACTTAGTTCGGGAAGGCTGCGGAGGCGTGCCGAGAATAAAGTTAGAGAACCCCATGCCACGGCTAGCCCTGGCATCTCGGCGTCTGTCAGATGCCGAGGATCTCTCGCCTTCGTTCTCTGATTCTCTCGCCCTTGTCTGCTTCGTCGATTTGGACCGCGAAACTGCCGGTGAAGGCTCCTTCTTGCTAAGCCTAGCCTCAGCGGTGCGCGGTTTCCTTGGAGGTGTGGCGCCGAAAAATCCCCAAGACGCAGGCGCAGCTGAGCGCTCAGCGCGCGAACGTTCCTTTTTGGCGGGCTTTTCTGGCGTTGTCTCCGGTGAAGGCGGGTTTTCGGCATCTGCGTCTAGCGCACCGGACGCCATCATATCGTCAGCAGTAAGAGGTTCTTGTGGCGGTATAGCCTTTTTCGAACCTTTCTTGCTCTTTTTGGCCATCTTTTCAGGCTTTGGAGCAGGttctggctcttcttcaacgcctgggcctttctctccctcttcggcTGGTGCAGCATCAGGCTCCGGCGCTGGCTCGGGTTCaacttccttgccctttttcttcttcttgtcggcCTTTGATACGGGTTCGGGCTCCGGTTCAGGGGCCGGTTCCGGCTCGGGCTCAAccttcttcgatttcttcttcttcttttcggtCTTTGTcagttctggttctggttctggttctggttccgGTTCGGGCTCAGCCGCTGGTTCAGGCTCGGGTTCCGGCTCGGGCTCctttgccttctttttctttgcagaCTCAGATTCTAAAAGCTTCGCTTTctccttccttctcctttccctctctttttccttctccctttccttttctttttccttctccttctccctctttttcttttccttctttgaTAGCAGAGGCTCCTCCTTTTTAGATTCGGGCTCGGGTTCTGGTTCGGGTCCAGGCTCTGCTGGTGGAGTCTCCTCAATATCGTCGTCAAAAGCGTCAGGGAAGCTGCCTGGCACCGAGTCGTGCGAGCGCTCTTCCTTGCTGGGCTCGACGTCTACTAGGTCTTCCTGTGGGGGTGGGTCTGATGCAGACCGGGCGGTGTCCTTATCTTTTAGCTTTAATTTTTCCACGgcatctttctctttctgcctctctttctttgctttttcgaGAGCGCTGATGCGCTCCGCAACAGAGAGTTTTGTTGATGGtttggacttggaggtgGCAACACCCGTCTTAGCTGACACCGCGGCTGGCGCGTCTGGCTCAGGTGCTTCTGGCGCGACTGGCGCTTCAGGCGCCTCAGGCGggacatcctccttctcgtcaCCAATATCAATGAGAAGATCAGGTTCGGCAGCTGGGGTTGTTTCTTCCACGGGGTCGAGTTCCTTAGGCTTCTCCTCGGTCTTTTTCTTGAGGGTCTTTGTTTTGGTTGTGCCCATCGTCGCTGCTCCCAGACTGGCCCAGAACCCTTTGGCGGCCTTTGGGGTCTCTGCTTTCTTGGCTGACTTTGCAGGCTTGCTATCATGATCATCCCAGATGGAATCTTGATTGTTCTCGGATTCCCTGGTAAACTCCCGCTCGAGACCTAGAGATGGAGGCGTGGGGGCAGGGGGCGGAGGCTCTTCTGAGATCCTGTTCTTCTTGGactttttcttgtcctttgaAGAGCCCCAGATTCCTGCCCACCCACCGTCCTCGactggatcttcttcaggtTGTTCCTGGGCTATCTCGACTAGTTGGTTGTCCTCGTTTGGAACCGGCTCTGGATCGGCAGGCGTTTCTTGGACCGGTTCAGGTTCTGGGGCCGGGTCTGCTTTTGATGGAGGCTCTAGAGGGAAATCTCGTCCAGGAAGAGGCAGTCCCTTCTTGGCCAAGTTTCTCTCgcgcttctttctctctttagATGATAGGTTAAACCAGTCATCGTAGAGCGGGTCATCTGGGAAATCGGGTTTCCAGtctgctggctctggctctggatctggatctggctctggctctggctctggttcggCTGGAGGAGGCGTAGGCTCTCGAGGTGGTTCCGGGGCAGGTTCCGGGACagccttccctttcttcttcttattcttctTGTCGGTGGCACTgaagccccagccccaaccgtcgttcttttctgcttcctctttAGCCttccgttcttcttcctcctttgcttttcgctcttcctcttctttcgcCAGgcgttcctcctcttcctgtcGAAGccgttcctcttcttcttgtctctttctctccgcctcagcttcctcttcttcctgcttcttcctctcctcctcctcttgacgtttcttttcttcctcctcctccttcttctttctttcctcttctttcctctgcttcttattcttctttGTACCAAAACCGCCTAGCCAATCATCAGTTGCAGGCGGCTCCGGGGCCTTAGGTGGCTCCTCAGGGACAGGCTCCTCGgttttcttcttgtccttcttgcTACCCGACAACATATTTCCCcagccatcatcggcggcctTAGGGTCACCATTCGTAGCTGGAGTGGGATCAAAGCctcctccaaagccaaatCCCATAGAAGTGTTCAAAGGATCAGATTTGAGGCCACCTCCCCATGGGTTGGTATCTTTCCCCCCAGTTGCGCCTGAAAGAGAATCGAGTCCCCATTTAttaccaccgccgccgccgccaccactcCCCCATCCGCCGAAATTGAATCCGGCGGATTTTTGAGAATCAAGATTCAGGTCAAGCTGCGGGGCTCCATCATTGAGACTCACATCTTGGAGATCGCCCGCCGGTTCCACCTAGTCCATGGTAAGCAATCAACATTAAAAAAAGCCAGTACAATAACAAGTGCACGTACTTtgccctttttcttcttcttcccgacCCCGACGCCAGCCCACGAGTCGTCGTTGTCCCCAGCAGCGTCATCCGCCCAGCTCAGTCCTGTGTTTTTGGCTGCGTCGGCCtcttcttgggcttttcgatcctcctcttctttggcaagccgttcttcctcctctttcttctgttgctttttcttctttgaaCTTGCTGCTGTGCCCCAGGGGTCTCCccagccatcatcgtcgccattattgccatcatcgccattccCGTCTCCAGACCCACCTGCATCGCCGCCTCCATCATCCGGCTTATCGCTGTTCTCTtccggtggtggtggaggtggatcGTTCGCGGGCGGCGGCGCGGCGGGCTTCGCAGGAcctccctttttcttcttacCTTTATGTTCCCGAATGCCGGAGGGGCTCTCAAAATCAATAATCCGATGCGAAGACCGTGTCTTGGAATCCCTACTTTCCTCTACGCCCGTCTCATAAGCCCATGCTCTCCTTTGAGCTAGCGGTGCAGCCACAGAGTAATCGGGAGGGAGATCGCTAATTGCCTCGTCATATGAAGGTGGAGGGATGTCGTTGCTCAAGCGGTCGGGAAGACGAAGGTCGATTTCAAAAGCTGATGTCGTGTCACGGAATGTGTTCAGACGGCGCTCTATATCCTGTATATACTAAGACAAGAAATAATAAGCATTATACATTCGGTGGTCGGACGCGTCTTCACGCAACGTACCTCTATAACCATCTTAGTTAAACCCGGTGCCGTTTGTTGAATATCTCCACATGGCAAAGAAGGCACAGCCTTCCAAGCACTCATGTCATTTTTCCAGAGCTCCTCCTTTGTAAGCGGCGGCCACAACTCGTCGCGACTTCCGATATGACCCTTTGCCGATACCATACTCTGGTCCGGGCCCGGAGCCTCGTTGTTTAGCGTAGACCCGCGATAGAATATGCGCGTAGCATCCATGGCGGGCAGAAGGATGACCAGCGACCCGAGTCCACCAAGCGCATGCGTATTGGGGCCGAGCCGCAGGCAAAGATAGAAAACTTGTCTATAGATTTCCTTGACTAGACCGCAATAGCGAACGCGGGTGTACGGACGAGCGGAAAATAATGTTGGACGACACCGCAAGTATATACAAACAGTCGAGTGTGTCTAGCGAAGGCTTGAAAAATCTGGAGCAAAATCCCACCTCGGTGACTCGTCGTAACTAGTAAATCACAAGCGTTCGGCGCCTGCTGGCGATcccaggaaaaaaaaaaagttgatCTCAACTCGGAACATGCAAATGCTTATCAACCGGGGACCGAATTTTGTCGCTGGGAGTAAATAGCCAAAGCATCTGGCTCttggcgatggagatggaagcaATATGAGGGCGATCGCAGGGTGCTTAATGGGGAGAAGTAAGGATACAGGCAAAGGTCATGGAGTTCATGACCTCAAGGCACTCGAGGCGGTGGGTGGGAATGAAGGAGGATGGATGGTCCTGCGAAAGATCGGCCAACGAAAGAACGGGATTGGACGGTGTGTTATGCGATGGATCCTGGATACAGCTCGGAATGTGAACGAGGTTCAAGAACTAAAGGGGGCTTGGGGAACCCAGCAATGTTAGTGGTTGCGCAACGAGCAAGAGGGAAAAATTTTcgttcttcttttcttttgcaatCATCGACTGACCAGGCTCTGGTTGTTGTGCTCTCTCTCGTTCGTTGCATGCTTACCCGTGGGATCTGTGCTACGCATTGATCGGCATGACGGGGAGAGTCAAGTGCTCTCAACGGTGGCTGGGGAGGAAAAGGCTGGAGCACCGCTAATCAAGATAGGATAGGCGCGCAAAATTGGATACAGCGATGAAGGCGATAACGAATGGGACAGTCGAATACAGAATATTAAAAATGATTGATTGAAGAGACGATAGAGGCGGAAGATATGGAACAAAAGGTCACGCAGGGGCACCCCTCAGGAAATTCAGCGGTGGGCACAAACGGTCCTATCGATAAAGATTCCACCCCTCCTTTGCACCAAGTATGATGCACGATGGCTGTAGCCAAGAGGGGGGGAATGCAGCTATTTAATCTGCCCTCTGTCACTTGCTTCAAGGTTGGAGTTGGACTGCCGAGTCGCATTCAAATAGGTACCTAACTAGCTATACGGAGCAACCTTGAGATGTTTGTTGTCGCCAAACCCAAGTGGGGTTCATGATGAACGGACCCTTGGTTCATCCCCAGGATAAACAACAAAGCCATGGTACAACCTAAACCTCCCGATCGTGATGGATCATATATTTCGTCCTTCACTCTGCATCAACTAGCAGCTTGCAAACTTTGTCAAACAGCCTATCAAGCATTGAACTTCCCCAAGTGGAAGTCAAGAATCTCGGATACCCGCCAAACAGTCGCGGTTTCAAGCTGCGCCGACGTATGCTCTTGCTCACCGCATCGAAGGCAAAGCCTCTAGATCATCACCCGCAGCCTATGAGATGAGTTGGCGCACGACCAAGCCTTCGCCATTGGCCCTTTTATTATCGTCTGCGTCTTTGACACCGGCCGGGCACCGTCTGATGCTTCCCATGCTTTGATCTGCTTCCCGTTCCGCCTGTTGTCTCCGCAGGTCGTCTCAATTGAACTGACTCAtctcgaggctgttgatAGTTAACTACTGTTTGTCGCACACATCACTTAAACCCTTCGATCCGTACTCTAGAGCCTCAATCGGGTCCTGCCAATGACCTACTTACAATCGACTCGACCTTTAGTACTCGAGCAAGACTCGGAATCACCAATCGACTCGACGACGATAATGACTCAATCTCGGCCTCCTACTAACCATACCCACCCAACCACGGGGTAAGATCCTCCGTGGGCTGTCATGCATTTCTTCATGCCCAATATGGAGACCTTGTCCCTGCATTCCGGCCATTACCTGACGGTTTGACACACCATCGACCGTGCCCTCGACATCGAAGCCATTGCAGATGCTTTTTACTCCAAATATTCACTCCATCTCCCACTGGCGGTGAAGGTCTCCTGCACGTTTATCATGCAACAACACTGGTTTAAAACAGGAATCTGCATGTTTGAGATCGACTACTATAGTAGCACGGGCATGGCGGCTTAAGCCTGCCATGCATGAAATTCCCGACTGCAGACTCGAAGTCGCAGAGATTTCCAATATTATGTCTAGCGCGGATGTTATTATGCCTGTGACTCGGATGCGGAGCTTCAACGGGGTCGCTCTAAGTATGCTGTGTAAGTCATTGTACTACTTACTCGCGTAATCAAGACACGCCAGTGGTTCTCATAGCAGGAATAATACGTATATTCTTGACCGCGGAGTCCAATAATCTAAAAAAGAAAGCTACAGCACATTTAAGACGCGAGTAAAGTACATCAATAACACCTAGCGGAAAgaaggccaggaacaggccaaTACACGAGTACCGAACGAATCAAGATCCATAAGTTCTCAAGGCCCTACAACACTAAAACTTTATCCCTCTAATATCAAAAATCCCACCATACAGAAGCCATAAAATCGAGCTGCTTGCAtcaaagaaagaaaggatATCATGTGTTGATCAACATCGCACCGGCCtactcctcatcctcggccTGTTGAGACTGCTCTGGAGCTGGCTTGCCATATACCTCAAGGTACTCGCGCTCGTAGCGTTGCCTATCGGCTTTCGCTACCTCTCTGTATTTCTATTCGCACTCGTTAGCCTGAATGGCGAATGATTGTAGGTGCAACCCGTTTGCGTATTGACTCACCTCCTTCGCTGATTCTGACAAGTTCTTCCATTCATGTGCCGCTGCTTGGGTCAAGTTTGCGACATCGCTTCTGCTCGTATCGCGCTGCTCCTggtaaaatataataaaaggCGAAAGTGGCTTTTTGACCAGCCGATCATCTTTGATCAAAGTAACTTTCTTGGAGTCCTTAATTCTCCCCAACCGACGCCGAGCCTTATTGGCTTCCAAGATTTGAAGAGGTGTGTGAGACTGAACCCATGCTTCATAGGCAGCTTTGTTAGCGGCCCTGTTAGCAGTGGCGATATCGACGTAGCGCTATAGCTTTGTTAACCATTATCCCTAGGTGCATAGATGCCCAAGGTGTTGACGAACCTGATTCTCCTCAGCACTGATTGATCGCGCAAGTTCAATTGCCTTCTTGAAGGCCTCGGGCCTTGTTAGGCCCTCGTTATCCACCTGCGCCGACTTGGTGGTAACTGCTACCACCCAAGAAGACACCGGAAGACCCTTTGGCAGCTTCAAAGAATTTTCCTTCAGTTCCCGTAGATGTTTTCTGAACGCCgcggctttcttcttctccttctgttctTCGGTCATCGGCCCCTTCTTCCTGCCAGGTCTCTTTGCTGCCTTCTtgggctgcttcttcttcttcggcttgCCGGCGGTCGACCCCTTCGGACGGCCTTTATCGGCATAGCCTCGGACAAGGTTTCCAACTATGAAGCTTGATTGGGGAACGCTGTGGGTGATCGAGGTCGGTCGGGATTGACGCGCAACGAACGAGATACGGCGAACCTGGTTCTGCGGCGTGACTACCCGGATAGGGCGCGCAAAAGCGCCCTGCACTGGGAGCTTCCGCAGGATATTTCCGCCACGGCGGACGAGGTTGATAGGCATTGCGAGCTTGATTCAacgtcaacaacaacaacgggGTACAGTCGAGGGATGGGTGATGGAAGTTAAAAGGGAAACGAGAGTCTCGGTCGTGCGACGGGGGTGGAGTGACTCTGATACAGGGCTAGCGTCAACCAGGCGACGAGCCGACAATTCGCTGCAGGGGCTTGGGCGAAGGAGCTTGAGCTGAAACCGGAGGCTGGGGTCGCGTCGTTTGGGCTCTACCGAAAGGGGAAGTAAGTAACACGTGACTGATCTCCGCCAGGTCGGTGACTTCACTTTACACGTGATTTGGGTGGCCAACACCTTAAGGCTAAAATCGAACGGGACTTCTAGTCTCCAAGGATCCAAGACAGCCAAATTCTCAGCACGGTGGTGGTCTCCTGTCAGGGCGTTATATTTATTTGATTCGACATCAGATGGAACGGTAATCTAAGAACTGTTTCGCTTACCTCGCCGCTGCTCGAGTTTTCTTTGAGTCCCAGTACGGAGTAATACTCACTCGTTGCTGGCCTGCAACAATGGCTCGCCATGGGGATACTCGCTCACCATCACCTGTAGGCAGCACATATTCATCATCCAGACGAAGTCGCAGAGACGATGACCGCTATGAGCGGAAACGAGACGATGGTCGGAGTTATCGCAGATCTCGTAGCCCGGAGGTTCGTACCGCCCTTCTCATTTTTTCGTTAACTACAAGTATTTGTCTAACTGTCTAATTTTCTCTCCAGAGGCGATATCGTGACCGCGACCGAGATTCGTACCGAAGACGTGACCGCTCGATAGACGGGCGCGACAACCACCGCGGCGATGatcatcggcgtcgagacCGGCGGCGCTCTAGGGATAGAGATTATGATCGCGATTACCGTCGAAGGAGCCGAAGCCGCGATAGGGATTACCGAAGGCGAGATGATTCCCGCGACAGGGTCCGAAGACGGACAGACGATTCTGCTGACTTGAAGCACAAGTCTAGACGGGACGATAGCCGAGATCGGACCAGGGGTTCTACGCCCAAGTCTCGAGAGGTAAGCCTCCTAATGCCGTTTCTTCCCTAAATTGACACTACTAACACTCGCTGATCAGGCCTCGAAACCTGCCACGCCGACGCGCACGGGACCTACGGATGATGAAAAGAGAGCTGAGCGCCTGGCCAAACTTGAGGCGTGGAAGCAAAAGCAAGCCGCCGAAAAAGAACGAAAGCAGAAAGAAGCGGAAGTTGCGGGTGGGCCAAAGAACATTTTGGAGGCGATTGATAGAAAGTCTGGATTATCCCCAGCCGTTAGTTCTCCCCAGTCTCCTGCCACTCAAGGCGTTGATGCTGCCCCAGCTACATATGCTGGGAAATTCGATCCGAAAGCTATTGCCAAAAGCGCTGCTCAGgcaccagctgctccagctgcgCCAGCGGTGTTAGGCGAAGATGTAGCTGTTCCGGCCGCTGCGAAAACCAACGGCCAGTCGTTTGCCAAAGCTCAAGACAACAAACTGTCAACCAAAGCTCCATCCTCAGGTACGTACCCCATTTTGGTAGTCAACTACGGGCTAGGCGCTTACGCACTGCATATAGCCTCCCTAAAAGCGAAGGGGAGCGTTGGAAGATTCGGGTTGGGTTCGAAACAAGC
This region of Aspergillus puulaauensis MK2 DNA, chromosome 5, nearly complete sequence genomic DNA includes:
- a CDS encoding uncharacterized protein (COG:S;~EggNog:ENOG410PTXR), which translates into the protein MDATRIFYRGSTLNNEAPGPDQSMVSAKGHIGSRDELWPPLTKEELWKNDMSAWKAVPSLPCGDIQQTAPGLTKMVIEYIQDIERRLNTFRDTTSAFEIDLRLPDRLSNDIPPPSYDEAISDLPPDYSVAAPLAQRRAWAYETGVEESRDSKTRSSHRIIDFESPSGIREHKGKKKKGGPAKPAAPPPANDPPPPPPEENSDKPDDGGGDAGGSGDGNGDDGNNGDDDGWGDPWGTAASSKKKKQQKKEEEERLAKEEEDRKAQEEADAAKNTGLSWADDAAGDNDDSWAGVGVGKKKKKGKVEPAGDLQDVSLNDGAPQLDLNLDSQKSAGFNFGGWGSGGGGGGGNKWGLDSLSGATGGKDTNPWGGGLKSDPLNTSMGFGFGGGFDPTPATNGDPKAADDGWGNMLSGSKKDKKKTEEPVPEEPPKAPEPPATDDWLGGFGTKKNKKQRKEEERKKKEEEEEKKRQEEEERKKQEEEEAEAERKRQEEEERLRQEEEERLAKEEEERKAKEEEERKAKEEAEKNDGWGWGFSATDKKNKKKKGKAVPEPAPEPPREPTPPPAEPEPEPEPDPDPEPEPADWKPDFPDDPLYDDWFNLSSKERKKRERNLAKKGLPLPGRDFPLEPPSKADPAPEPEPVQETPADPEPVPNEDNQLVEIAQEQPEEDPVEDGGWAGIWGSSKDKKKSKKNRISEEPPPPAPTPPSLGLEREFTRESENNQDSIWDDHDSKPAKSAKKAETPKAAKGFWASLGAATMGTTKTKTLKKKTEEKPKELDPVEETTPAAEPDLLIDIGDEKEDVPPEAPEAPVAPEAPEPDAPAAVSAKTGVATSKSKPSTKLSVAERISALEKAKKERQKEKDAVEKLKLKDKDTARSASDPPPQEDLVDVEPSKEERSHDSVPGSFPDAFDDDIEETPPAEPGPEPEPEPESKKEEPLLSKKEKKKREKEKEKEKEREKEKERERRRKEKAKLLESESAKKKKAKEPEPEPEPEPAAEPEPEPEPEPEPELTKTEKKKKKSKKVEPEPEPAPEPEPEPVSKADKKKKKGKEVEPEPAPEPDAAPAEEGEKGPGVEEEPEPAPKPEKMAKKSKKGSKKAIPPQEPLTADDMMASGALDADAENPPSPETTPEKPAKKERSRAERSAAPASWGFFGATPPRKPRTAEARLSKKEPSPAVSRSKSTKQTRARESENEGERSSASDRRRDARASRGMGFSNFILGTPPQPSRTKSVRKSAAHDSKRSSRHQSVDIDEAGFPTPPDDGPVPDKAAKLMGVKESSSRKDRHRERRKSRAPDPYAIEDEDLVVVDREDVEQPSKEGSRHSGSRHSGRPSARRSRSNPEEPREDEEKGPDVFSGPDDIAFVEAPPSRERERRVKRSNTMPKKQESTGLMGLLGSLRRNAKPEAPAPAPERRKSRSRRDDDTRYATETERDETRRRRDDRKRRSMRPDIDGEEGAPEPAVVGAFPDAEAEDVEARKAARRAKRASRQAPQAAADELRETELREAEERRARRREEKARQREERAREREKHEKQLREEEEHRREEKRARRTAREERIRREEQETREAEARLAAERRERRRQREAELHENPGYEQRQRPHRSRVDDRGARDFYLDSHDPERTRFTQRSRDDEKSSRRKSKAPPDTTRPTPMPFGARKDKTSSWVDSQADEPPEPPPIVPTVLDMPPGPEDEIPGHTMSSDEEARRELRRQSRRRSKYPGLDDQEIGDLRARKREDRRAERENGKTSSSGDYERDRGMKYNRYGAEPPKRPGWLKKLTTFG
- a CDS encoding uncharacterized protein (COG:B;~EggNog:ENOG410PQQB;~InterPro:IPR009071,IPR036910;~PFAM:PF00505,PF09011), with amino-acid sequence MPINLVRRGGNILRKLPVQGAFARPIRVVTPQNQVRRISFVARQSRPTSITHSVPQSSFIVGNLVRGYADKGRPKGSTAGKPKKKKQPKKAAKRPGRKKGPMTEEQKEKKKAAAFRKHLRELKENSLKLPKGLPVSSWVVAVTTKSAQVDNEGLTRPEAFKKAIELARSISAEENQRYVDIATANRAANKAAYEAWVQSHTPLQILEANKARRRLGRIKDSKKVTLIKDDRLVKKPLSPFIIFYQEQRDTSRSDVANLTQAAAHEWKNLSESAKEKYREVAKADRQRYEREYLEVYGKPAPEQSQQAEDEE